Sequence from the Sciurus carolinensis chromosome 1, mSciCar1.2, whole genome shotgun sequence genome:
TTATCAAGTGCTTGCTAGCCATGGGTGCCAACTAACTTCTTCGATTGAAGGCCGGAGGATCATGTCTGGTTCCAGGAGCCGCTTGAGCAGGTCCTGGCATTCGGTAGAGATGCCCAGATGAGTGGGGAAGGACACCCCCTTCTGCTGCTGCCACAGCATCTTGGGGATGTCTGTGTCATCAAAAGGTAGGCTGGCACAGAGCATGACGTAGAGGACCACGCCCATGCTCCAGATGTCACCCTTCTTGCTGTCGTGGGGAATACCCTGCAGCACCTCAGGGGCGGCATAGGCTGTGCTGCCGCAGAAGGTCTGGCTCAGCTCCCGGCGTGACTTGGGTAATACCTTGGCGAAGCCAAAGTCGGTCAGCTTGAGGTTGAAGCCCTGCAACAAGGCGTTCTCACATTTGAGATCCCGGTGGGCCACGCCACAGCCATGGCAGTAGCGGATGGCCTCGACCATCTGGCGGAAGAGGGCCTTGGCCCGGCTCTCGGGCAGTGGCCCCCCATTCAGCACGCAGTCAAAGACATCCCCTCCCTCAGCCAGTTCCATCACCAGGTAGATTTTCCCATCTGCAGACTCCAGCATCTCATACACCCGGATGATGTTCTTGTGGTCCAGGGTTCGGACAATCTGGAGCTCCCGAGGCAGGAATCTCTGGAtaaactctgaggaaacagagAGCTGTGCATCAAGATCAGAAGGGCCTAATTTCTCACTCCTGACTTTACCCATCATGACTGAGTTTTGTTCCTGGGCTTCCTTAATAGTCTCAAATATGTCTAGTGGCTTGAACATTgcaaatatcactttttttttttttttttttttttttttttt
This genomic interval carries:
- the Tssk3 gene encoding testis-specific serine/threonine-protein kinase 3, which produces MEDFLLSNGYQLGKTIGEGTYSKVKEAFSKKHQRKVAIKIIDKMGGPEEFIQRFLPRELQIVRTLDHKNIIRVYEMLESADGKIYLVMELAEGGDVFDCVLNGGPLPESRAKALFRQMVEAIRYCHGCGVAHRDLKCENALLQGFNLKLTDFGFAKVLPKSRRELSQTFCGSTAYAAPEVLQGIPHDSKKGDIWSMGVVLYVMLCASLPFDDTDIPKMLWQQQKGVSFPTHLGISTECQDLLKRLLEPDMILRPSIEEVSWHPWLAST